A window of Candidatus Margulisiibacteriota bacterium contains these coding sequences:
- a CDS encoding radical SAM protein: MLQWKNIAGAFTPLNVNQVLRNPNRILNHTPLIQTKLAIIDKWQLTRAAFLEAYAGLQQRKETTAKLLAFIAAFNHDKNLSELQDDLRAMYQSGLLELHLTDKCNLFCLNCWSKNKKGDTFPFDKLPQVLPALNPRAVLLVGGGEPVEYSSSGQTLNEAILEIHRILPEAALGLISNNTRIPDGRWPDYLQWHRTSLDAATPETYERIKRGNKYAAVVGNIQKLFTETPIANIGVGFLYRNENAEEIFPFLEQWFDWFAQQTETSQSRFNIQFRPIAAQVDMVNDIKAGKHSFIHQETLDTLQGQIMQALRAAEQNPNFNYFLMQHTNFFTRLQPYQEQPELLFSHEPVYFDHCYTALTRRLVRASGTEYPCCLTENNPSLALGNVLSGNPDEIYKIALGQVWYYALQHRYCDAEHCRIGAPNMAMNNFLSGKTEQGAYSDNYFF; this comes from the coding sequence ATGCTGCAGTGGAAAAATATCGCCGGTGCTTTCACACCGCTCAACGTCAATCAAGTTTTGCGCAATCCGAACCGCATCCTTAATCATACTCCGCTGATCCAAACCAAGCTGGCTATTATTGACAAATGGCAGCTGACCCGCGCCGCTTTTCTAGAGGCTTATGCAGGCCTCCAGCAGCGCAAAGAAACAACGGCCAAACTTTTGGCCTTTATCGCCGCGTTCAATCATGATAAAAATCTTTCCGAACTACAGGACGACTTGCGCGCCATGTATCAATCCGGTTTGTTAGAGCTGCACTTGACGGATAAATGCAATCTCTTTTGCTTAAACTGCTGGTCTAAAAATAAAAAAGGTGATACTTTTCCTTTTGACAAACTGCCGCAAGTTCTGCCGGCCTTAAATCCGCGGGCTGTTTTGCTGGTTGGCGGCGGAGAACCGGTGGAGTATTCCAGCAGCGGACAAACTTTAAATGAAGCAATACTTGAAATTCACCGCATCCTGCCGGAGGCCGCGCTGGGGCTGATCAGCAACAACACTCGTATTCCGGACGGCCGGTGGCCAGACTATCTGCAATGGCACAGAACCTCTCTGGATGCAGCCACGCCGGAAACCTACGAGCGGATTAAACGCGGGAACAAATACGCCGCTGTGGTGGGAAACATTCAGAAATTATTTACTGAAACACCAATCGCCAATATCGGCGTCGGCTTTCTCTATAGAAATGAGAACGCTGAGGAAATTTTTCCTTTCCTTGAGCAGTGGTTTGATTGGTTTGCGCAGCAAACAGAGACCAGCCAATCTCGTTTTAATATTCAATTCAGGCCGATCGCGGCGCAAGTTGACATGGTGAACGACATTAAAGCCGGCAAACATTCTTTTATTCATCAAGAAACTCTGGATACCCTGCAGGGCCAAATAATGCAGGCTCTCCGTGCCGCTGAACAAAATCCAAACTTTAATTATTTTCTAATGCAGCATACTAATTTTTTCACCCGTTTGCAGCCATACCAGGAACAGCCAGAGTTGCTTTTTTCACACGAACCAGTTTATTTTGACCATTGTTACACTGCTCTAACCCGACGGCTGGTCAGGGCCAGCGGCACGGAATACCCCTGCTGCTTAACCGAAAACAATCCATCTCTAGCCTTAGGCAACGTTTTGTCCGGAAACCCTGACGAAATTTATAAAATTGCTCTGGGACAAGTTTGGTATTATGCGCTGCAGCACCGCTACTGCGACGCAGAGCACTGCCGTATCGGCGCGCCCAATATGGCAATGAATAATTTCCTCTCCGGAAAAACAGAACAAGGCGCTTATTCAGACAATTATTTTTTCTAA
- a CDS encoding 16S rRNA (uracil(1498)-N(3))-methyltransferase: protein MLFRVYLPLESALRLTGEEFEYLIRVLRLRAGDFFESVQEQRIGVYQIENITRRFLTAKLHKEYAENNEPAKKLHLILPLLKNDKMTYVLQKAAEIGVYKFWLYESENSPLRFADHKFERWQKIIVSAVCQSRRNHLPEIEKIGLRDLTGKFRNIYYAHPAAEKSWPDFADESALVSGPESGFSAGELNYLAASARAFSLGGRILRAETAAVASAARILL, encoded by the coding sequence ATGCTGTTTCGGGTTTATCTGCCGCTGGAGTCCGCGCTGCGGCTGACCGGCGAGGAGTTTGAATATTTGATCCGGGTTCTACGTTTGCGGGCCGGAGATTTTTTTGAGTCCGTGCAGGAGCAGCGCATTGGCGTGTATCAAATAGAAAACATAACGCGGCGGTTCCTGACCGCAAAACTACATAAAGAATACGCGGAAAATAACGAGCCGGCGAAAAAACTGCACCTGATTTTGCCGCTGCTGAAAAATGACAAAATGACTTATGTTCTGCAAAAGGCGGCGGAAATAGGCGTCTATAAATTTTGGCTGTACGAATCAGAAAACTCGCCGCTGCGTTTTGCGGATCATAAATTTGAGCGCTGGCAAAAAATTATTGTGTCGGCGGTCTGCCAGTCGCGGCGCAATCATTTGCCGGAAATAGAAAAAATCGGGCTGCGGGACTTAACGGGAAAATTCCGGAATATTTATTACGCGCATCCGGCGGCGGAGAAAAGCTGGCCGGATTTTGCGGACGAGAGCGCGCTGGTCAGCGGGCCGGAATCCGGTTTTTCCGCGGGGGAATTAAATTATCTGGCGGCCAGCGCGCGGGCTTTTTCGCTGGGCGGGCGTATCCTGCGCGCCGAAACCGCGGCGGTGGCTAGCGCGGCGCGGATACTGTTATAG
- a CDS encoding radical SAM protein gives MRELLKLASPCRLCPRRCGVNRLAGEKGFCGAGNEMLVSYIGVHYGEEPPISGRTGSGAVFFGHCTMSCVFCQNWQISQTHCNLRPIRPTELAAEFLRLQNEQAHNINLVSPTQYAPWIIEALTLAKRGGLTIPVVYNTNGYENPEVLALLADHVDIYLPDLKYADNASAARYAQTANYAEHGLAAVKFMLRQKGLLQTSNDIAARGIIVRHLALPGLVKESKEILTALYSLNPQIQISLMSQYAPQHRAKDIPELSRRLSAGEYNEVVEYAVNLGLENIWTQELASQDILAPDFGTEKPFAAVQL, from the coding sequence ATGCGCGAATTGTTGAAACTGGCCAGCCCCTGCCGGCTATGTCCGCGACGATGCGGGGTAAATCGTTTAGCGGGCGAAAAAGGCTTTTGCGGCGCGGGCAATGAAATGTTGGTTTCCTATATCGGCGTTCATTACGGTGAAGAGCCGCCCATCTCGGGCCGTACCGGCTCCGGCGCGGTATTTTTCGGGCACTGCACCATGTCCTGTGTCTTTTGCCAAAACTGGCAGATCAGCCAGACGCATTGCAATTTGAGGCCGATCAGGCCGACAGAGCTGGCCGCGGAATTCCTGCGTCTGCAAAACGAACAGGCGCATAATATCAATCTTGTTTCGCCGACGCAGTACGCGCCGTGGATAATCGAGGCGCTGACTCTGGCCAAACGCGGCGGCCTGACCATTCCGGTCGTTTACAATACCAACGGCTACGAAAATCCTGAAGTTTTGGCGCTGCTTGCTGATCACGTGGACATTTATTTGCCGGATCTGAAGTACGCCGACAACGCTTCCGCCGCGCGCTATGCGCAGACCGCAAATTACGCCGAGCACGGCTTGGCGGCTGTAAAATTCATGCTGCGGCAAAAAGGGCTTTTACAAACCTCAAATGATATTGCCGCGCGGGGCATTATCGTCCGGCATCTGGCCCTGCCCGGCTTAGTTAAAGAAAGCAAGGAAATCCTCACCGCGCTGTATTCTCTAAATCCCCAAATTCAGATCAGCTTGATGTCCCAGTACGCGCCGCAGCATCGCGCTAAAGATATTCCGGAGCTCAGCCGCCGTTTGTCCGCCGGCGAATATAATGAAGTCGTGGAATACGCCGTAAATCTCGGGCTGGAAAATATCTGGACGCAGGAATTGGCCAGTCAGGATATTTTGGCGCCGGATTTCGGCACGGAAAAACCATTTGCGGCCGTGCAATTATGA
- a CDS encoding DUF167 domain-containing protein, translated as MNSKLSLYAQPGAKQTGFAGYFAGQIKIKLNAPAQDNKANQELIIFLAKKLNIPKSNLTIIRGLTNRHKVVSIDSNYSAAEIIKRITG; from the coding sequence ATGAACAGCAAACTTTCTCTCTATGCGCAGCCTGGCGCGAAACAAACCGGTTTTGCCGGTTATTTTGCCGGCCAAATAAAGATCAAACTGAACGCGCCGGCGCAGGACAACAAAGCCAATCAGGAGCTGATTATTTTTCTGGCCAAGAAACTCAATATTCCCAAAAGCAATTTAACAATAATTCGGGGGCTGACAAACCGGCACAAAGTGGTCAGCATCGACAGCAATTATTCCGCCGCGGAGATCATTAAGAGAATCACCGGTTAG